The Amycolatopsis sp. DG1A-15b genome contains the following window.
CCGCCAGGTCCCGGTTGCCGCTTGAAGAACGGAGTCCGCATGGCGGAGGAGAACGAGCGCGCGGAGGTGACCGCCCTGTCCCGCCGGCACGTCCTGACCGCGGGAACCGGGCTGCTGGCCGGGTTCGGGCTGGCGGCCGTCCTGCCCGGTGTCGCGTCGGCCGCGCCCGGGAGCCGCAAGAGCGACCTCGCGCTGTTCCGGCCGGTCCGGGTTTCCTCGACCGACTACGCCGCCACCCCGGCCGAGTTCGCCGTCGACGGTCTCGCCCGGACGGGCGTTCGCGGCTCCGGCTGGCGCGCCGCCCGGGGCGACGACCAGTGGATCGTCGTCGACCTGCAGGCCCCGTGCGCCATCGAATCCGTGGTCCTCACCTTCGAGGCCCGGCCCGGCGACCCGGCCTTCGACGCCGGCGCCTCCCGCTCCCGCACCAGCGGCTTCGAGGTCCAGTCCAGCTACGCGACGGCGTTCGACCTCGACGTCTCCGGCGACGGCAAGGCCTGGCGCACCGTGCACCACACCGACGCGGGCACCGGCGGTGTCGTCACGATCCCGCTGGCCGTCACCGCGCGCTGGGTCCGCTTCACCGCCAGCCGCCGCTCGACGACGAACCCGCTGGGCCTCAACGGCTTCCAGGTCTTCGGCACCAGCCGCGAGGCCCGGCCCGCGGTCCGCGGCTGGACGAGCTTCCCGGTGCGCCCGGACGACGAGCCGCCCGCACTGGCCGTGGCGGCCGACGGCACCGTCCCGCTCGAATCCGGCTGGGTGCTCACCATGGACGACTGGGCGCCCACCGGCGACGGCAAGACGCTTTCGGCTTCCACCGTGGACACCCGCGGCTGGCTCCCGGCGACCGTGCCCGGCACGGTGCTGGCCTCGCTCGTCGAGCAGGGGCAGCTGCCCGACCCGGTGTCCGGGATGAACAACCTGCACGTCCCGGAAGCGCTTTCGCGCCACGCCTGGTGGTACCGCCGCCGCTTCGCCCTGCCGCGCGGCCTGGACACCTCCCCGGGCCGCCACGTCTGGCTGGAGTTCGACGGCGTCAACCACGAAGCGCAGATCTGGCTCAACGGGGCCGAAATCGCCACGCAGAGCCACCCGTTCGGCCGCGGCGTCCACGACGTCACCGCCGCGCTCCGCCGCACCGGCGAGCAGGTCCTGGCCGTGAAGATCTCGCCGATGCCGCGGCCCGGCAGCCCCGGCGACAAGGGCGCCGACGGCAGCTCCTGGGTCGACGCCGGCGGCACGATGTTCGACAACTCGCCGACCTACCTCGCCGTCTCCGGCTGGGACTGGATGCCCGCGGTGCGCGACCGCGCGGCGGGTCTCTGGGACCACGTCCGCCTGCGCTCCACCGGCGCCGCCCTGCTCGGGGACGTCCGGGTCGACACGAAGGTGCCCGACGGCAAGACCGCCGAGGTCACGCTCACCGTCCCGGTGCGCAACGCCGCCGCGACCGCCCAGCGCGTCAAGGTCACCGCCGCCTTCGGCCCGGTGAACGTGGCGAGCACGGTCACCATCCCGCCCGGGCAGAGCACCGACGTGGTGTTCCCGAAGCAGCGGGCCGAGAACGCGAAGCTGTGGTGGCCCAACGGCTACGGCGACCCGGACCGCTACGACCTGACGCTGACCGCGGCGATCGGCGCGGCCACGAGCGACCGCCGGACGGTCAAGATCGGCCTGCGCGAGATCGGCTACTCCTACGACCTGCCGATCGTCATCGCCGACGGCCGCGCCACCCAGACCGTCGACCTCGCGCCGCAGAACGCCCGGTTCGTCCGCATGCGGGGGCTCAAGCGCGCCACCGGCTGGGGGTTCTCGCTCTGGACCATGTCGGTGGTCGACAGCGGGAACCCGGGCACCGACCTGGCGCAGGGCAAACCGTCGGCGGCCCAGTCGGTGGCCGACGGCAACCCGCCCGAGCGCGCGTTCGACGGCGACCCGAACACGCGCTGGACGTCCGGATACAGCGACGACCAGTGGCTGCAGGTCGACCTCGGCGCCGCGACGGCGTTCGACCGCGTCGTGCTGACCTGGGAAACCGCCTACGCGGCGACGTTCCGGATCCAGGTGTCGCAGGACGGCGGCACCTGGACCGACGTCGCCGCGGTCGACAACAGCCCGAAACCGCTGACCTTCCTCGTCAACGGCGTGAAGATCTTCGCCCGCGGCGGCAGCTGGGGCTGGGACGAACTGCTGCGCCGGATGCCGTCCGAGCGGGCCGACGCCGTCGTCGCGATGCACCGCGACATGAACTTCACGCTGATCCGCAACTGGGTCGGCTCGTCGTACCGGCCGGAGCTGTTCGACGCCTGCGACAAGTACGGCATCCTGCTGTGGAACGAGTTCTGGGACGGCTGGTCGACCGACCCGGCCAACCACGACATCTTCCTGGCCCAGGCGGAGGACACGGTGCTGCGCTACCGCCACCACCCGTGCGCGACCGTCTGGTTCGGCTGCAACGAGGGCACCCCGCCGCCTTCCCTCGACAACGCGCTGCGCGACCTCGTCCACACGCACACCGACCTGCTCTACCAGGGCAATTCGGCGGGCGGCGTGATCACCGGCGACGGACCGTACTACTGGCAAGACCCGAAGCGGTACTTCTCGGGCGAGGCGACCGGCGGCAAGTACGGGTTCTGGAGCGAGATCGGGCTGCCGACGGTGTCGGTCGTCGAGAGCATGCGCAACCTGGTCGGCGCCGGGGACCCCGGCTGGCCGATCGGCGCGCCCTGGTTCCTGCACGACTGGTCGACGGGCGGCAACCAGTCGCCGCAGAGCTACCTCGCGGCGATCGACGCCCGGCTCGCGCCGTCGACGAGCCTGGCCGAGTTCTGCCGCAAGGCGCAGTTCGTCAACTACGAGAGCATGCGCGCCATCTTCGAGGCGTGGAACGCGAAGCTGTGGGCCGACGCCACCGGTGTGCTGCTGTGGATGTCGCACCCGGCGTGGCACAGCACGGTGTGGCAGACCTACGACTACGACCTCGAGGTCAACGGCAGCTACTACGGCGCACGCAAGGGGTGCGAGGCCCGGCACGTCCAAGCCGACCTCACGACGTGGCAGGTGCGCGTGGTCAACCACACGCCGGGCGCGCTGACCGGCGTGACCGTCACCGCGCGGCTCCACGGCCTCGACGGGACGGCGCTCGGTGAAGCCCGGCAGCAGAAGCTCGACGTGGCCCCGGTTTCGGCCGCGGCCGCGTTCACCGTCCCGTTCGCCGACGGCCTGCCGGACCTGCACCTGCTCCGGCTGACCCTGACCGACGGCCGCGGCACGGTGCTGTCGGAGAACACGTACTGGCGGTACCGGACGGACGCGGCGATGCGCGCGCTCAACCAGCTCCCGGGCGCGCGCCTGAGCACGTCGCTGCGGCCGGACGGCGACGCCTACACCGCGACGGTCCGCAACGACGGGAGGACCGTCGCGGCGATGATCCGGCTGTCGCTGCGCGAACGCAACGGCACCGACCGCGTGCTGCCGACCCGCTACGGCGACAACTACTTCTGGCTGCTGCCGGGGGAGAGCCGCACGATCCGCGTCGAGCCGCGGCGGCGGGTGCCGAACGCGAAACTGCTGGTGGAGGCGTACAACGTGGCCGCGAAGCTGAGCTAGCCGCGGTTTTTGTCGGACCCCACCGCTACGCTGGCGGGGCTCGCGAGCGGGGAGTTCCGGTGCGTGGCTGTGGGTCGCGATTCCGGAGCGAGTGGAGGGGTGGCACGTGTTCCCCTCACCGTCCGCCGACGACCAGCCCGGAGCCGATCCGGGTCTCGGTTCTCCTCGCTCGCGGGCCTGACGTGGGGGAGGGGCGGTCATCGAAGAGCTGTACCGGACGGTCCTGGCCAGAGCGGCGTACCAGGACGCGTTCTTCGCGTGGCCACGCGAAGAGAAGGAGCGGTACGTCGCGCTGCTGCGGGCGGCGGATCCGACGTGGGCGCCGGGTTTCCTGCGCTGGCTGCGGGTCGAGACCCCGATGCGGTACGCGGCCCTGGCCGGCGCGGCGGCGTTCGTGGCCGGGCGGCTGGAGCGGGGTGAGCACGGGGTCTCGCGGCAGGTGATCGCGTCGGTGCTGCGCCGCGCCGACGACCCGGGGCACCTGCTGGCGTACTGGAGTTTCGCGTACGGGCCGTCGCTGCCGAAGCCGGTGAAGCGCGGCGTGGCCGACGCGGTGACCCGCCTGTACGACGAGCCGGCCCTGCTGGCGTACGACGACGGCGGCCACCACTTCGAGATGGGCTTCATCCGCGCCGACCTGCCGTGGCTGCACGGCGTCGGCACGCCCCGGCCCCTGCGGTTCGGCGAGGTGATCAGGCGCGTCCACCCGAAGGCCCGCGACAGCGCACAGGGCGACCTGTTCCGGCACGCACTGGCCCGGCGGCACGGGAAGGTCCGGACGATCCCGGAAACGTTGCCGCTGGTGCGGAGCTGGGCCGGGATCCCTGGTGAGGGGAACGAAGCCGCGGCGGCCCCGGCGGGAGGCTCCGGTGGGCGCGAGGCTGACGTGGGCGGCGGGTCGGCGGCCGGGGCCGGTACCGGAGACGAGGTGCGGCGGCAGGTTCCGGCAGCGGCCGGGCTCGGGGGGCGGGGCCGGGTGGCGGGGGAGTCGGCGGCTGAAGATGTGATGCCGGGGGGATCGTTGCGGCGGGGCTCTGTGGCGGCGGGGCCAGCGGAGCTGGCGGCTGAAGATGTGGTGCCGGGGGGATCGCTGCGGCGGGGCTCTGTGGCGGCGGGGCCAGCGGAGCTGGCGGCTGAAGATGAGGTGCAGGCGGGATCGTCGGAGCGGGGCCGTGCGGCAGTACAGCCGGGAGCGCCGCAGGCCGAGGTCACATCCGGGCCTCTAGGGCAGGGCTCGGTGGAGGTGGAGCCGGCGGCCGAGGTGGCGGCCGGATCGTCGGAGCGAGGCCGTGTGGCAGCACGGCCCGGAGCCCCGGCGGCTGCGCACCAAGCGCTCGCCGGGCCGCTGCACCTGCTCGGCCGGCTCCGTGCGAACTCCGGCCACCCGCCGCCCGGGCAGTGGCTTGCCCAGCTGCGGCGGGCCACCACCCCCGCACACGCCGAAACCCTCCTCGCGGCCCTGCCGGTGGCCGACCTGCTGGCGCGGCCCGGCGGCCTCGCCCGGCTGGAACCGCTGATCCCGCACCTGCCCCTCGCCGCCCTGCTCGCGCACCTGCGCCGGCTCGA
Protein-coding sequences here:
- a CDS encoding discoidin domain-containing protein gives rise to the protein MAEENERAEVTALSRRHVLTAGTGLLAGFGLAAVLPGVASAAPGSRKSDLALFRPVRVSSTDYAATPAEFAVDGLARTGVRGSGWRAARGDDQWIVVDLQAPCAIESVVLTFEARPGDPAFDAGASRSRTSGFEVQSSYATAFDLDVSGDGKAWRTVHHTDAGTGGVVTIPLAVTARWVRFTASRRSTTNPLGLNGFQVFGTSREARPAVRGWTSFPVRPDDEPPALAVAADGTVPLESGWVLTMDDWAPTGDGKTLSASTVDTRGWLPATVPGTVLASLVEQGQLPDPVSGMNNLHVPEALSRHAWWYRRRFALPRGLDTSPGRHVWLEFDGVNHEAQIWLNGAEIATQSHPFGRGVHDVTAALRRTGEQVLAVKISPMPRPGSPGDKGADGSSWVDAGGTMFDNSPTYLAVSGWDWMPAVRDRAAGLWDHVRLRSTGAALLGDVRVDTKVPDGKTAEVTLTVPVRNAAATAQRVKVTAAFGPVNVASTVTIPPGQSTDVVFPKQRAENAKLWWPNGYGDPDRYDLTLTAAIGAATSDRRTVKIGLREIGYSYDLPIVIADGRATQTVDLAPQNARFVRMRGLKRATGWGFSLWTMSVVDSGNPGTDLAQGKPSAAQSVADGNPPERAFDGDPNTRWTSGYSDDQWLQVDLGAATAFDRVVLTWETAYAATFRIQVSQDGGTWTDVAAVDNSPKPLTFLVNGVKIFARGGSWGWDELLRRMPSERADAVVAMHRDMNFTLIRNWVGSSYRPELFDACDKYGILLWNEFWDGWSTDPANHDIFLAQAEDTVLRYRHHPCATVWFGCNEGTPPPSLDNALRDLVHTHTDLLYQGNSAGGVITGDGPYYWQDPKRYFSGEATGGKYGFWSEIGLPTVSVVESMRNLVGAGDPGWPIGAPWFLHDWSTGGNQSPQSYLAAIDARLAPSTSLAEFCRKAQFVNYESMRAIFEAWNAKLWADATGVLLWMSHPAWHSTVWQTYDYDLEVNGSYYGARKGCEARHVQADLTTWQVRVVNHTPGALTGVTVTARLHGLDGTALGEARQQKLDVAPVSAAAAFTVPFADGLPDLHLLRLTLTDGRGTVLSENTYWRYRTDAAMRALNQLPGARLSTSLRPDGDAYTATVRNDGRTVAAMIRLSLRERNGTDRVLPTRYGDNYFWLLPGESRTIRVEPRRRVPNAKLLVEAYNVAAKLS